In Terriglobales bacterium, the DNA window GCACGTTCAGCGTGCGCGTGGTGTTCAACTCGACGGCGAGTTCGCCGGTGGCCGTCTTGAAGCCGGCCGCCGCGGCGGAGAAGGCGTACGTTCCCACCGGCACGACAGGGAAGCTGAACACGCCTTGCCCGGTGCTCACGGCGGAGAGTGACGTGCCGGTGCTCTTTTCCGTCAGGGTGATGCGCGCGCCCGCGACCACCGCGCCGCTGGGGTCGGTCACCGAACCGATGACGGCGCCCGCGGTCAATTGCGCATAGAGGTGGGAGGTGAGCAGCAGGAATGCCGCAAGACAAGTCAGCCTGAGGCTACGCATGGTGTGCTCCTTCGCGCGCGCCAGGCGAAGGCCCGGCGCGCTGACGCTAGGCCTTTAACACTTGCTTGTAGACACGGAGAAAATTCAGGCCCATGACCTTGGCAATGTCATTGACGGCCCAGCCGCGCTTCTGCAAGCCGTTGGCAATGGCGCGGTAGCGAAACGGGCCATTGGTTTCGTCGATGTAGGGTGGGAAGCGGCCCTTAATGGTCTTCCATTCGGCGTCGCTGTAGATGCGGCGATGCCGCTCCCACTCAGCGTCGGGTTCGCGGCCAGCCCAGCCGGCGATGCTGAAGTCCGATCCGATCCCGATGTAGTCTGGCCCAACGAGCTTGGCCATGTGGTCGAAGTGGTCGAGCAGGTCTTCCAGACTCGAGCGCGGCTTGTCGCTGACGAACCAGTTGAAGCAGGTGAGGCCCATGACGCCGTTTTTCTTCGCCAGCGCCTTGATCTGGTCGTCTGTCTTGTTGCGCGGATGGTCGCAGAGCGCTCTGCAGTTCGTGTGCGAGTAGACGATCGGCTTGTCGGAGACTTCGACGGCGTCGAGCGTGCTCTGGTAGCCGGTGTGGCCCACGTCGACGATCATGCCCAGCTCGTTCATCTTCCTGACCATGTCCACGCCGAAGTAGCTGAGCCCGGCCTGCGTCCGCTCGGTGCAGCCGTCGCCCACCCAGTTGCGCCAGTTGAAAGTGAGTTGGATCTGGCGAAGGCCGAGGTTGTAGAAGACGTCGAGATTTTTCAGGTCGCGCCCGATGCAGGCGCTGTTCTGCACGTTGGCGAGCACGCCCAGCTTGTTTTCCCTCCTGGCGCGCTCGATGTCGCCGTAGTTGCGGACCAGCAGCATGCGGTCGGGATAGCGCGCGATGTCGGCATTCGTCCGTGAAAGCTGCGCGACCGTGGATACGAAAGCAGTTTCGGGCTCAACGTCGCCCAGCGTCGGTC includes these proteins:
- a CDS encoding dipeptidase — its product is MDLTRRELVKSAAAVGAVLALPAELAALQSASFSTIDDIFQHSIVIDDLSGFSPRPDQADAGFGVVKQAGVTIVGPTLGDVEPETAFVSTVAQLSRTNADIARYPDRMLLVRNYGDIERARRENKLGVLANVQNSACIGRDLKNLDVFYNLGLRQIQLTFNWRNWVGDGCTERTQAGLSYFGVDMVRKMNELGMIVDVGHTGYQSTLDAVEVSDKPIVYSHTNCRALCDHPRNKTDDQIKALAKKNGVMGLTCFNWFVSDKPRSSLEDLLDHFDHMAKLVGPDYIGIGSDFSIAGWAGREPDAEWERHRRIYSDAEWKTIKGRFPPYIDETNGPFRYRAIANGLQKRGWAVNDIAKVMGLNFLRVYKQVLKA